In the Salarias fasciatus chromosome 13, fSalaFa1.1, whole genome shotgun sequence genome, one interval contains:
- the LOC115399740 gene encoding E3 ubiquitin-protein ligase TRIM21-like produces MSAASNLRSEDQFRCSICLEVFTDPVSTPCGHNFCNECITQHWNTKYISDCPLCKEVFFNKPRLKVNTLLSEMVSQFRLEAELKASSSSEQQAAKPGEVPCDVCTGTKVKALKSCLVCLVSYCQTHLEPHLTVSGLKKHQLMEPVENLEGRMCLKHHQPLELFCQREQTCVCILCTVLEHRNHEFVPLSEECEGKKKELRKTEAEMQQMIQERRVKIKEIRECVKMSKAAADREKAEGVEVFTALKECVERGLKQLMERMEEEEEAREKQAEGLIRDLEEEICELMKRSSEVEQLFLSEDHLHLLQGFASLKAAPPTKDWTQVSVRPSYEGTVVRAVAQLEETLSKEMKKLFEADLKRKQQFAVDVTLDPDTAHPDLILSDDGKQVNHGDVEKNLPDNPERFDYCVCVLGKQSFSSGKFYFEVQVKGKTEWTLGVSKESISRKGEFTVTPDDGFWVIWLRNGNEYSALQGSAMSLSLSSAPEKVGVFVDYEEGLVSFYDVAAAALIYSFTGCCFTDKLLPYFSPCFNDSGKNSAPLIICPVNQTV; encoded by the coding sequence atgtcTGCTGCCAGCAATCTGCGCTCTGAAGATCAGTTTCGgtgctccatctgtctggaagtGTTCACTGATCCAGTCTCCACACCATGTGGACATAACTTCTGCAACGAGTGCATCACTCAGCACTGGAACACTAAGTATATAAGTGACTGTCCCCTGTGTAAAGAGGTTTTCTTCAATAAACCTCGGCTGAAGGTCAACACTTTGCTCTCTGAGATGGTTTCTCAGTTCAGACTTGAAGCTGAACtcaaagccagcagcagctcagagcaacAAGCTGCCAAACCAGGAGAAGTTCCCTGTGACGTCTGCACTGGAACCAAAGTGAAGGCCCTCAAGTCCTGCCTGGTGTGCCTGGTCTCCTACTGTCAGACTCATCTGGAGCCTCATCTGACAGTGTCAGGCCTGAAGaaacatcagctgatggagcctgTGGAGAACCTGGAAGGCAGGATGTGTCTGAAGCACCATCaacctctggagctgttctgtcagagagagcagacatgtGTCTGCATACTGTGCACTGTTTTAGAGCACAGGAACCACGAGTTTGTTCCCCTGAGTGAAGAatgtgaaggaaagaagaaggagctgaggaagacagaggcTGAGATGCAGCAGATGATCCAGGAGAGACGAGTGAAGATCAAGGagatcagagagtgtgtgaagatgagtaaagctgctgcagacagagagaaagcagaaggtgttgaggtgttcactgctctgaaggagtgtgttgagagaggcctgaagcagctgatggagaggatggaggaggaagaggaagccagagagaaacaggctgaaggtCTCATCAGAGATCTGGAAGAGGAGATCTgtgagctgatgaagaggagctcagaggtggagcagctcttcctctctgaagaccacctccacctcctccaaggATTCGCTTCCCTGAAagctgctccacccaccaaGGACTGGACACAGGTCAGCGTCCGTCCATCATATGAGGGGACTGTGGTgagagctgtggctcagctggaggagactctcagcaaagagatgaagaagctgtttgaggctgatctgaagaggaagcagcagtttgCAGTGGATGTGACTCTTGATCCTGATACAGCTCATCCTGATCTCATCCTGTCTGATGATGGAAAACAAGTGAATCATGGTGATGTGGAGAAGAATCTTCCAGACAACCCAGAGAGATTtgattattgtgtgtgtgttttaggaaaACAGAGTTTCTCTTCAGGTAAATTTTACTTTGAGGTTCAGGTTAAAGGAAAGACTGAATGGACTTTAGGAGTGAGCAAAGAGTCCATCAGCAGGAAGGGAGAGTTCACAGTCACCCCTGATGACGGTTTCTGGGTCATATGGCTGAGAAATGGAAATGAATACTCAGCTCTTCAAGGCTCTGCaatgtctctgtctctgagttCTGCTCCTGAGAAGGTAGGGGTGTTTGTGGATTATGAGGAGGGTCTGGTCTCTTTTTATGatgtagctgctgcagctctgatctactccttcactggctgctgcttcactgacaaaCTCCTCCCATACTTCAGTCCATGTTTTAATGACAGCGGTaaaaactctgctcctctgatcatctgtcctgtcaatcaaactgtctga